Within the Novosphingobium sp. SL115 genome, the region GCGGGCAATTGACGATTGATGAACGGGGAAAAGATGATGCGCGGCGCAGCTTTTATCGCAGCAATAGCGGCCTCATTTGCATCTATCAGTCTTGCCCGTGCCGAACCAATAACCGAGGAAGCCGCGCGCGCCGCCACCGACAATGCCGTAAATGCACTCAAGGCTGGCAATCCAGAAGCGGTCATTCCTCTGGTCGATCCGGTGATCGCTACGCTTGAAGATATGCAGAAGGACCAGACAGTCCAATGTGCTGACGACCTGACAGGGGCAATCTTTCTGTCCGCAATGCAGACTGCCGCCATGGAAAAAGTTCCTGAAAAGGAACGACGCGCCGCATCGATCGTAGGCCCGGATTTCTGCGCCGCGCTGTTCCTAAAGGGCTTTGCACTGATCGATCTTAAGCGAATGGACGAGGCCGAAGCCTTCCTGCGCCGCGCGCACGAAGCCGCCCCGTTTAACGCCCACTACCTGAACGAATATGCCGAGTGGCACAAAGCCATGAAGCAATGGGAAAAGTCGCACGAGCTTTTCCAAGAAGCATTTGGTCTTGGCGAATTTAGCACCGACAAGGGCATGAAAAAGTTCAACCAGGCACGCGCACTGCGCGGCATGGCCTTCAACGAAATAGAAATGGGCCAGCTCGACAAGGCTGAGAAAAATCTGCGCAAGTCACTCAAACTTCTGCCCGACAACGCAGGCGCAAAATCTGAACTTCAATATATCGCGGATTTGAAGAAAAAACAGAAAGGCTGATCGCTCAGCCCCGCTTCTCCGCCTTCTTCTTCTTCATCGCATCATGGAACCGGTCCGCCCAGCCCGGCTTCACCAGTTGTTCTGCGCGCACCATGCGCAGTTCGCCATCGCCAACATCGCGTGACACTGCGCTGCCTGCCGCAACAATCGCGTCCGCGCCGATCTTTACCGGCGCAATCAGGGCGCTGTTCGATCCGATGAAGGCGCGTTCGCCGATCACGGTCTTGTGCTTGAAATATCCGTCGTAATTGCAGGTGATGGTGCCCGCGCCAATGTTCGCGCCCGCCCCCACGTCTGCATCGCCCAGATAGGTCAGGTGGTTGGCCTTGGCGCCCTTGTGCATCACGGCGTTCTTCACTTCCACAAAGTTGCCGATCTTGACCTTTTCTTCCAGCCGCGCGCCGGGGCGCAGGCGGGCATAGGGGCCAATCTGCACGCCATCGGCCAGAGTCGCGCCTTCCAGATGGCTGAAGGCGTGGATCGTCACGTGGTCGGCCACGGTCACACCGGGGCCAAAGAACACGTTGGGTTCCACCAGCACGTCACGGCCCAGCACGGTATCCCATGCAAACCACACGGTTTCCGGCGCGATCAGCGTTGCGCCATCGGCCATGGCCTGCGCGCGGCGGCGCTGCTGCCAGCGGCCTTCGGCCTGGGCCAGTTCGGCGCGGCTGTTGATGCCCGCCACTTCATCGGCATCGTCGGTCACCACCACCGCGCATGTGCGGCCATCGGCAATGGCAATGTTCACCACATCGGGCAGGTAATATTCGCCTTGCGCATTATCATTGCCCACCCGCGCCAGCAGGCCGAACAGATCGGCGCTGCGCACCGCCATCAGCCCGGAATTGCACACGCGGCAGGCGCGTTCATCATCGGTGGCGTCCTTGAATTCCACCATCTTCACGATGCGGCCCGCTTCGGCAATCACCCGGCCATATTGCAGCATGTCTTCGGGCGCAAAGCCCAGCACCACGGCGGCGGGATTGTCCGCTTCGTGCAGCCGCGCGATCATCGCCTGCATGGTGCTGGCCCGAACAAATGGCACATCGCCATACAGGATCAACACATCGCCATCGAAACCCGCCAGCGCTGCTTCCGCCTGTTGAACCGCATGGGCCGTGCCCAACTGCGGGTCTTGCACCGCAATCGTGGCTGCATCGCCCAGCGCCTTTTCCAACTGGTCGCGCCCGTGGCCTGCCACCACCACCTGTCGCGCCGGGGTCAGTTCCGCCGCGCTCGCCATCAGGTGCATCAGCATGGGACGCCCGGCGATGGGGTGGAGCACCTTATGCAGGTCGCTCTTCATGCGGGTGCCTTTTCCGGCGGCGAGAACGATGATGGCGAGCGAAGTGTTTTCAGTCATGCCAGCATCCTTGCCAGACAAATCTTGCGCTTTCCAGAACGCGCAGGCAGTTGCCGCCACGATGGCAAATTTTCCTTACGATGTGGTCGGATTCGATCTAGATGGCACCCTGCTGGATACCTCCGGCGATCTGTGCGTGGCCTTGAACCACGCACTGTCGCTGGCAAATCGCCCCCCGGTGCTACTGGATGACGTGGCGCGCCATATCGGCGGCGGCGCGGCGCAAATGCTGCGCTCCGCCCTTACCGAATCCGGCGGCGTGGATGAAGCCGCGTTCGACGGATTGCAGGCTGAACTGGTGGCGTTCTATGCGCAGAATATCGCCCACCACACCGCGTTCTTCCCCGGTGGCGAAGCCATGCTCGATGCGCTGGACGCGCACGGCGTGAAACTGGCCGTGGCGACGAACAAGAAGGAAAGCCTCGCTGTCCGCCTGTTCGAAGAACTGGGCATCGCCCACCGCTTTGCCTGCATCATCGGCGGCGACACGCTTGGCCCCGGCACCGCCAAGCCTCGCCCTGACATGCTGCACGAAATGGTCCGCCGCTGCGGCGGCACCCGCGCGGCTTTCGTAGGCGACACCACGTTCGACGTAGGCGCGGCCAAGGCCGCCGCAATGCCGGTGGTCGCCGTCCGCTTTGGTTTCAACGATCTTCCGGCGGACGATCTGGGCGCGGATGCGGTAATCGACCACTTCGACGACCTGGTGCCCACGCTGGAACGTTTGGGCTGACTGCCCCACTACCCCGCCAGCAATTCCGCCGCCGCCGGTCCTTCCTGCAGCAATTCGATCAACGCCCGCTCATAGCGCGATAGCCACCGCTTCGCGCGCGGCAGGCGCAGCGCCTTGCGCCATTCCTCCTGCTGTTCCACCAGCGCCATGACAGCGGGATGGACATAGCTTTTGCGGGCAATCGCGGGCGTATTGCCCAGTCGCTCGGCCACATCGACCAGCAATTCCTTCAACGGCATCCGGCCCTCGCCCTCGGCCAGAAACTGCAGCGCCATGACGCTCGCGTGCCATGTGCGAAAATGCTTGGCGGTAAAGTGTTCGCCCATCACTTCGCACAGCCACTGGTTCACGTCCGCCGATCCCACTGGGCAGGCTTGGCCATCGTCGTTCAGATACTGGAACAGGTGCTGGCCGGGCAGATCCTGCATCTTGCGGACAAACCGCACCAGGCTGCGGTCGGTCATCCGCATTTCGCGCTGCTTGCCCGATTTTGCACGAAACCGCAGGCGCAGCACCTGCCCTTTGACCGCAACATGGCGCATCCGCAGCGTGGTCGCGCCAAAGCTGTTGTTGCTGCGGGCATAGGCTTCGTTGCCCACGCGAATACCGCCGGTGTCCAGCAGCCGCACCACGCTGGCAATGCAACGCTCCCGGCTCAATGCGCGCCGGGCCAGTTCATCCTCCACCCGCGCACGGGCCAATGGCAGCAATCGGCCAAAGGCCGCGCAACGGTCAAACTTCTCGCCTTCACGCGCGGCCCGAAAATCGGGGTGATAGCGATATTGCTTGCGCCCCTTCGCATCGATCCCGGTGGCCAGAATATGGCCATTGGGTGCCGGGCAGAACCATGCGTCGACATAGGCCGGCGGCAGGGCGATGGCGTTCAACCGGGTAATCTCGTCGCGGTCCGCAATACGCACGCCTGCCGCATCGAAATAGGCCCAGCCTTTGCCATATCGCCGCCGGGTCACGCCGGGCAGGCTATCGTCAACGTGGACCAATTGGACGGGTTTGCTATCCATGGTGCGGCGAACGAGCCAGCCCCCCTTGCGGTTCCGCGACGGGCGCTCCAATATAGTATGCAACACTAACAATTGTTCGTGAAGGAGCATCCCATGTCGCAAGAATACGTTCCCCCCAAGGTATGGCAGTGGGACAAGGCCAATGGGGGTGCCTTCGCCAGCGTGAACCGCCCCATCGCCGGGCCGACCAGCGAACGCGAACTGCCGGTGGGCAAACATCCCTTCCAAATCTATTCGCTGGGCACGCCCAATGGCCAGAAGGCCACGATCATGCTGGAAGAGCTGCTCCAGCTTGGCTTTTCCGATGCCGAATACGACGCATGGCTCATCAAGATTTTCGAAGGTGACCAGTTCACCAGCGGGTTCGTCGACATCAACCCCAATTCGAAAATCCCCGCCATGGTCGACAGGTCGGGCGACGAACCATTCCGCGTGTTCGAATCGGGCGCCATCCTGATGCACTTGGCCGAAAAGTTCGGTGTGCTCCTGCCCACATCGGGCGCGGCGCGGGCGGAATGCCTGTCGTGGTTGTTCTGGCAGGTTGGCAGCGCGCCGTTCATCGGCGGCGGCTTCGGGCACTTCTACAACTACGCCCCGTTCAAGATCGAATATGCGATCGACCGCTATGCCATGGAAACCAAGCGCCTGTTCGACGTGGCCAACCGCCAGCTTGCCAAGACGCGCTTCCTTGCCGGCGATGATTACACCATCGCGGACATCGCCACCTACACCTGGTTCGGCAACCTCTATCGCGGCGAAGCCTATGGCGAGGCAGCGACGTTTCTGTCGATGCACGAATATGAACACGTCGGCCGCTGGGTGGGCGAAATCGATTCGCGTCCGGGTGTGCTGCGCGGCCGGTTGGTAAATTCCAGCAAGGGCATTTCCGAACGCCACGACGCCAGCGATTTCGACGCGCTGCCGCCCGAAGCGCTTCAGGGTATCGTAAAGGGCTTCTGACGCACGCGCGGGGTGGCCTTGCGGCAGTTGAAGGACATTCATGTCGCTTTAGGTGTTGTTCAGGTCACCCCTTTTCATCCGCAATTCCCACGCTATAAGCGCCGCTCCTGATGGGGCGTCGCCAAGTGGTAAGGCACCGGTTTTTGGTACCGGCATTCGCAGGTTCGAATCCTGCCGCCCCAGCCAGCCACGCCACTCGCGGTGGCAGATGGCGCAGGTTCAAACTGTGTCGCACACATCGGTTCGGCCAAAAATTCATTTATTTGTGAACAGGTTGTGCGGGCGTGGGCCATGTTTCAACACGCATGGCCCTGCTCGGCATTTCCGGGCAGGGCCATTTCGTCAGCGCGATATGATGTGATGTAAAGTTTGAATGGCCGGAACACCCAGATGGGGTCGGGTGTCCCGGCCATTCTCGACCCGAGGGCTTTTAATCCCGGCAGGCCGAACCTCGGATGCCGACCGGGTATCTCTTGTCCGGCAGGATCGACGTGGGCGAGCAAATAGATGCGGGCTGGCGGCTCTGGCTGTGCGCAAGACCCCGACAGCAAAAATGTAGCACCCAACACCCAGTCCGAAACGTCAATACCTGCTAGTTCAAATTGAAAAATTCGCTCAAGCAGTAATATATCGCGACCCACAGCACGATTGCTCCGGCGAAACCGATCACGATACCCCTGAAAATCGAAGACCTCGACTGAGGTAAACGACGCTCAATTTCTTTCGAACCCGTCATCATTTTTGCAAAACCATTCCGGCAAGAGACAGTTCCCGGTGCATTTCCCATGCGCCCACGTAGTTTTGCGTATTCCATTGCATAATATGACCGTCCGACCCCCGTCCCGACCAAGCGGGCACATCCTTAGTCGAAACACGGCGCAAATGGTTGTAAAGAGATGTAAACGCCGCCTTATGCCGGTTACCCGGCTCGCGTTCTGCTCTAGGGAAATCCCGCAATACGCAGCATCTTCAGCAGATCGCGAAATGATCT harbors:
- a CDS encoding tetratricopeptide repeat protein, producing MNGEKMMRGAAFIAAIAASFASISLARAEPITEEAARAATDNAVNALKAGNPEAVIPLVDPVIATLEDMQKDQTVQCADDLTGAIFLSAMQTAAMEKVPEKERRAASIVGPDFCAALFLKGFALIDLKRMDEAEAFLRRAHEAAPFNAHYLNEYAEWHKAMKQWEKSHELFQEAFGLGEFSTDKGMKKFNQARALRGMAFNEIEMGQLDKAEKNLRKSLKLLPDNAGAKSELQYIADLKKKQKG
- the glmU gene encoding bifunctional UDP-N-acetylglucosamine diphosphorylase/glucosamine-1-phosphate N-acetyltransferase GlmU; translation: MTENTSLAIIVLAAGKGTRMKSDLHKVLHPIAGRPMLMHLMASAAELTPARQVVVAGHGRDQLEKALGDAATIAVQDPQLGTAHAVQQAEAALAGFDGDVLILYGDVPFVRASTMQAMIARLHEADNPAAVVLGFAPEDMLQYGRVIAEAGRIVKMVEFKDATDDERACRVCNSGLMAVRSADLFGLLARVGNDNAQGEYYLPDVVNIAIADGRTCAVVVTDDADEVAGINSRAELAQAEGRWQQRRRAQAMADGATLIAPETVWFAWDTVLGRDVLVEPNVFFGPGVTVADHVTIHAFSHLEGATLADGVQIGPYARLRPGARLEEKVKIGNFVEVKNAVMHKGAKANHLTYLGDADVGAGANIGAGTITCNYDGYFKHKTVIGERAFIGSNSALIAPVKIGADAIVAAGSAVSRDVGDGELRMVRAEQLVKPGWADRFHDAMKKKKAEKRG
- a CDS encoding HAD-IA family hydrolase is translated as MANFPYDVVGFDLDGTLLDTSGDLCVALNHALSLANRPPVLLDDVARHIGGGAAQMLRSALTESGGVDEAAFDGLQAELVAFYAQNIAHHTAFFPGGEAMLDALDAHGVKLAVATNKKESLAVRLFEELGIAHRFACIIGGDTLGPGTAKPRPDMLHEMVRRCGGTRAAFVGDTTFDVGAAKAAAMPVVAVRFGFNDLPADDLGADAVIDHFDDLVPTLERLG
- a CDS encoding DNA topoisomerase IB is translated as MDSKPVQLVHVDDSLPGVTRRRYGKGWAYFDAAGVRIADRDEITRLNAIALPPAYVDAWFCPAPNGHILATGIDAKGRKQYRYHPDFRAAREGEKFDRCAAFGRLLPLARARVEDELARRALSRERCIASVVRLLDTGGIRVGNEAYARSNNSFGATTLRMRHVAVKGQVLRLRFRAKSGKQREMRMTDRSLVRFVRKMQDLPGQHLFQYLNDDGQACPVGSADVNQWLCEVMGEHFTAKHFRTWHASVMALQFLAEGEGRMPLKELLVDVAERLGNTPAIARKSYVHPAVMALVEQQEEWRKALRLPRAKRWLSRYERALIELLQEGPAAAELLAG
- the yghU gene encoding glutathione-dependent disulfide-bond oxidoreductase; amino-acid sequence: MSQEYVPPKVWQWDKANGGAFASVNRPIAGPTSERELPVGKHPFQIYSLGTPNGQKATIMLEELLQLGFSDAEYDAWLIKIFEGDQFTSGFVDINPNSKIPAMVDRSGDEPFRVFESGAILMHLAEKFGVLLPTSGAARAECLSWLFWQVGSAPFIGGGFGHFYNYAPFKIEYAIDRYAMETKRLFDVANRQLAKTRFLAGDDYTIADIATYTWFGNLYRGEAYGEAATFLSMHEYEHVGRWVGEIDSRPGVLRGRLVNSSKGISERHDASDFDALPPEALQGIVKGF